The Canis lupus familiaris isolate Mischka breed German Shepherd chromosome 7, alternate assembly UU_Cfam_GSD_1.0, whole genome shotgun sequence nucleotide sequence ATTTGTGTCTGAATTATCTCTACAGGATCTTGCAATTGTGCATTACAAAGAATACTTAAAATTCTGTATTGTTCCTTTGAGTTAGATATTGGTAGATATTCCATGCTTGTATCAACAACTAGGGATGGGTTTAAAATTATGCATATCCTTTTGAAATGGACATAGCAGAACTTGTGTATCcaagaaaattctgttttctttcaagcAATGCCCTTTAGAAGGGTTACATACTCCAATTACAGGGCCTCTGCACACAGCTTCCTTTGGAGATGTATTCCTTTGATCTCTAGAATATCAACATTGACAAAAGTTTTTACCTTTGAGGGGAGACCTCTTTTGGGGGAAGGGAATAAGCAAAAGGTGCCTACAAGGAAGTCTGATGATAAAAGTATGTGATACAATGgataatattctttatttgatCAAAAAGTGTGATTGTGGAGAAATCTGATGAATTTTCTTCAATGACTAACAAACCAGTTTTAAGtccaaatattaatattaaaccCCTTTTGAAAAAGGGCAGCATATATGTGAATAAGAGTACAtttctataaaatcattttttggaTGTATGTGTTTTTAACATAACAGTCTCATGCTGCAATTGTACTTCTAGCTATATGACATAAATCTCTTCATGCTCCTGAAGAGGAAGCTGTAGGAGAGGATAAAGCTCTGTCACTCAATGTGCTTCTCTCAGACCAGTAACGGCGACACCTGTTCTGATTGGAGCTGGGCATGTCATGTAACTGTTCtgagttttagtttcctcatttataaaatggctaTGACAATATTGTCGCCTTTCCTACTTACTTAGAAAGCAGTATAGACCAAACTAAACAGTATGCCACATTTGATGGCATCAAATGTCTGCtattaagccttttaaaaaatgctacaatatttcattaataaccaataaagctttattttgcTTGAAGATTTAGTTTATTCTTTCTGTGAATTTTTCCTACAGCTTTAAGAAAAATGACTTTATGAAGACTATATTTATCATAATGTATGGttctatgcttctctctctctctctctctctctctcgattttacttatttatttgagagacagcaagtgaGCATGattggggggagggtcagagggagaagcagactccttgccaagcagggagtccgacacggagctcctgggctccatcccaggactctgagatcatgtcctgagctgaagacatgcatagccaactgagccatccaggtgccctggtcctatgttatgttttgttttgttttgttttaatacatgAATCAAAAAATCTAGGCTTCTAGTtatactcctaggtatttactccagTGAAATGAGGACAGGATGTCCACACAGCAGTCAGGCACACTTATATTGTATACTTATGTTTGTAGCAGCTCTACTCATGATAGctaaaaaaccagaaacaaatcaaatgtccattaataggagaaagaataaatagtGTGGTGCAGATATAGCCAGATGCTGGAGTGCCACTCAGCGAGTGGAAAGAATGAACAGTGATATAGGCTATAACACAGATCACTCCCACAGATCCTATGCCAAAAAAAGGAAGCCAAGCAATAAAAATTACACATGGTCTGAACTTATATGAAGTTCAAGGACAGGCAAAAGTaatctgtgggagagagaagtCAGAACAGTGGTTGCCTTGGGGTGGGGACTGACCAACAAGGTGCACAAGGGAAATTACAAGGGTGCTGGAAATGTTCCGGAGCTTCACTGTGGTGGTTGGTGTACGCCAGCATGTATATATTTGCCAAAACCCAGTGAACCATATACTTAATATCTGTGCATTTTAATACATGTGAATCAAACCTATATGCAACAAAGGGCTTTTGTTAGAAACAAAATGTATGCTTTCAGCAACCCCCAGGGCTATACAGTCAGTGATGCTTAGGGCATCGCGTGCCTCGCCACACACCACTAACAATGTGGACATGTCCATACATTCTGGTGCTGCCTACGCCTATCACCTAAGTAACGTTCTTCATCACTACACCGTCCATCCAAGAACAACAGATCTGAATCAGCGAACATTCATGAGCAACCGAAGGAACCAGCTGAcgtgtatagttttatttttaccttgaCTCATCCTCTGCAGGTTGGGGAAGGAACAGTTGGGAAGGGCTTTCCACAGGTACAGCACTTCGATGGAGGCCAGCACACAGAGCGCTCTGGTTGGAGCTTGTTTCCGAAACCTCTCTGCCTGCAAGTGGGTAGAAGAAGCAGGCTAAGTTTGGGCaaacaaattcaaataaaaacatatcctTGGGAGACAGTAAAAAATGTATGAATCATGTTTGACATGAACAACCTCCCTTCAACAAAGCTAGAAATAAGAACTTAGCTCtaaaaaaattttgctttctaACTTTTCATGTATTGGGAGATATGcctttcattcattattcaacTTCATCTACAATCAAGATCTGGGGTGCATTCAGACAACTTGGGATCAAACTGGATTCATTTCAGTTTAatcaaaagaatttataaaagttGGGTGACAAGTAATAAGGAATGGGTTCTTATGGAAGATGTGATACCAGATGCTTCTTAGTTATGGTTttactgactttttaattttctattcagTCCCTGTGGTCTCAGTGGCATTCCACATTACCATCTAGTTTATACTCATACCAAGTCATCAATTGTTCACttgttaaaaacaaactaaaatcatGGAAAATTCAGGATATGACAAGTTGTCATGTGACCCACAGTAATTCggctaacttttatttttaaaagtgtagaaTAAATCAGGGACTTTGTCCCTACAGTCCTGGGCCTTTCTACTGGTAAATCTGATACATACTTTTGTTGCTGATTAAGTCAAAATGTGGTGTGTTCACTAGATTGAGAACCAATAGTCCATTTATCTCTTGCCTAGATTCTGACAATTTCTATTCTTCTGAAATCCTCTCTCTTTAGAAAGATGCTTTTCCTCTCTGGATAGGCTCATTAGCTCTGCATGGTCTATCATGTGTGCACCCAGTCAAACAAGTAACAACTGCTTTAATCGTGTGCAGCAAAACAAGCACTTTACACTCAAAGGAGAATTATGACCATGGGAGTAAATTTCCTCCATAGTGGCAAAGTGCATACTGCATGGCAAGTCAGTTGCCAGCTTTGATGAGGATTTCCTAAAACCTGTCCGAGGTGGCATCAGTTACAAATTCCCATCATAAATAACACACCAGATAAATTGGCTCCAACATACCTTTTTCACTGAGAATTGTTCaatctgattatttttccttttgaagagtTTCTGAACTTCTTTGAAGACTATCTGGGCCCCGTCCACATCACCAGTGGCTCCCTGACAAACTGTAAGAAACCACTGTTGTACTCCTTAAGCATCAGGGGAAAAATATGGTTGATGGTACTTGGAAAATGTTACCAAAGAAAAAATGGGAGCACATGTTTCTAAAGATTGTTACACAAAGGCCTGCACCATCCTGTTGATTGTTATGCCACAAATTCAACAACTATTTCCCAGCAAACTGGGTTCCTGGAGCTTTGTGGGGACATATAGGAAAACCACGGTCCTAGTCCTCATGTTGGGCAATAGTCTTAGATGTGACAAAAGTCCCAGCTATTATCAAAGTGTAGAGTCTAGCAGGAGCCCACATGCTCAGAAAAGTGGACTCAAAAGGAATCTaagaaagaacagcaaggaaCCAAGAATATCATGAAGTTTCACGATGGGTGGAGGATATCCCTGTGCCTGGAAAGAAAGTCATGAAATTAGTCTTACACATGTTCATTGGCCACCTACCACCTACAACTCACCAGCAAGAATGTGAAGAAGAAACACATGTTTAAACCTGAAATGTCCATTTCAGCTGGAGAAATAAGATATACACATAGTCCCATAGCTACAGTGTATATGATGATAAGAGCCTCAAGGGTAGGAAAACCAAAGTGCTTTTGGAAAAGCTCAGGAAAAGAAGAGATCATTTCTCTTTAGAGTGATCAGAAAAATCTTAAGGATCTAGGAGTAAGGCTGAGCCCTGGAGGATGATAAGATTTTCATAGTCTGCACACAATCTTCATCCTATCCCAATCCCCAGGCAAAGACTTAAATCATATTTCCTTTGCTTCATCTTTGAAGGTGAAACTTTACCAACTGCTCTCTGTCATTCTCTTCTCAACTCCAATGGCACTGAATCTGTTTCTATCAATTTTTAATTAGATGTTGTCTTTGGGACCTATTGTTTTTCAATCCCCAGATGGGAGGTCTATTGCTAGTTGCTCCTTTATTTGAGCGATCCTAAAACTAGGTGGTCCTCTATTCACGGTTTGGGGCTTGGCCAAGCAGAGCATGGGGCCATCGCCTTTCAGAGGATGGAGAGCTGTTGGCAAGGCCAAAGAGGCAGAAGCACCAAGATTTTGAGAAGGCTGTGGATGTAAAGGTGACAGGAGAGGCAGATGATTTTCTACTGGGAGGATGAGGGATTAAGCTGAATGTTCAAGGGAAACACAACCATGTTCCCAGTTAGGGAAGCAGCCCTGGTCCAGACAGAGGTGGTGGTCTGAATCTGTCCAAGATAACCTCATCCCTCACAGCTATAGCATTtcaaaaccaaaaggaaatgtGGTGATTGTTTTGTAGGCCAACCCATCAGGCTATAGATTAGGGTAAGGTTAAGGTTCAAGAAAGCCAAaagacttgcctaaggtcacacagtaagcCCATGAACAAGAGTAATGTCTGTGGCATCTAAGCCTGAGGTTATCCTCAGATGATTCATAAAGTTCTTACAGAGTCGCATAATTTTTTTATGGGGGCCGCGGACAAGCTTTAGGCAGTGGCCGgtggccctggctctgcctcttggACCCCCTAGAGtcgcataatttaaaaaaagagacggatggtgatgatggttgtaTAACAATGTGCATGGATGTAATGCCACTGAACTGAAGGCTTAGTACAGTTAAGGTGGTAGATTTTATGTTACATACATTCTACTACAACTGAACAGTACAAGAAACTAAGCCCCTGGTGGCAGTGTTTCTGATCTCCGAGTGCCCCTCCCATCTCTGCCTGTCAACATGTACCTTTAGGGCCAACTCGAATGGCAGCTCTTGCAAAATGGCTGATAGCACAACAGAAGCGAGCCATCCCTTTCTCATGAACTCTTTCTGGTGGAGCTCTTGACACATCCTGCCATCTGCACAAAACCCCCTTAGCAAAGGCAGAGACTAAGCTTTCATGCTCTATCAGCTCCTACAGCATGTTATGATCCTGGGATTTCCAGTATTTGGAGAATAAATGCTCCTCTACACAGCTGCACTGTACATTTGTTTGTGTTCTATGCTcaacaaagattaaaaaagaaacagctgcCCACAACTGACTGCGTGAGTCCATAACACATTAACAACCAATTGCTGGGTTGTCGTGAAGACCTCTGCTTTTCAGTTCACCCACTCCTCAATGTGCTGGGCACACGGAGGCCACTCAGTAAATAGCTGCCACTGTCATCTGAGAGGCATGTGAGTTCTATACAACTCTTAAGGTGTGAAACACAGCAGCCTAACCAGCATCCTGAAAATAATCCACTCAAACATCAGCTACAGAGCCTTACAAAAACGGGTGCCCTGTGGGGATTACAGTAAAGAGTGTGGGTATAAAGGGATTTCAAACTGATTCCTAATGGACGGCAGTTTTTGAACATCCAGGACATGCAACTgttaattctctcatttttaaatagatcACTTAAGGGATTGGAATGACAGGAAATATTTCACTAAATCCAAATAGAGAAATAAGGAGatacttaaaactttaaattatgTTTGGATTagtcttgaacttttttttttttttagtcttgaaCTTTAAGTAAAAGAATCACTTATATGGCTGGACAAGGAGAGGTCACCATTAGAGGCAGAAAACGTACAGCCAGCCACTGGGTACATAATGATGGCAAGTAAGGTACCTCGGGGCACAGACAACCCTTTCGTCCACCAGGTGGCAGCACATCTTCATCTTCTGATGAGAGGACAAAAAGCCAACCGCTCATTCATATTGGCAATTACAGGTGTTCCTGCCAAATGATGTTCAAATACCTCATGCTCTGCAAAACCACACTGTAAATCTAACAAGGTTAATAGGTAAAACAAGTTTGGAGCTGACTACTCAAAATCTAGGCAGCTTTGTTACCAGGGCACTAACAATCCAAACAGAAATATTAACACAATTTCAGAGACATGTTAAATTCcctaaaaattgtttaaattctcAAAGACTAAAAACCATATTGTAGAAAGCAAAGGAATAGGGTAAGCTGAGGCTGCTTAGGGCAAAATGCACAGAAAGCTTCACAATTATAATAAAGCATTTTCAGGACAGAGCATGTGACCAACAGCCCAGATGGGGAGCTGGTGTGCAGAACTGCAGTGTTCGGCTGGGTCCGGAAACGCTGTATTACTCAGTTGTACAAAACATTAACATCCTGGGGGGAAGTGAGCAAGGAGAACACCACATCCTCCTGCCATCATCCTCCCATCGTCCTCCCATTGGCCAACGTGTGTGGCAGACAGAACTCAGGGTACAAATGGGCTACTCACCCGCAGTTAAATAGGCATAATAGCACTGGGACCACCTGGACTCGTTTTTTAGCCTCTCAAAGGAATCAAACGCATCCTTGAAATTCAGCTCTATCATGCTGCACCAACCTATGAAAGAGAGATTTTTAGTATGGGACCCTAAGGTAGCGATTTACACCCCATCTTTAAGCTGGGAATCTGATACTGCTGATTCTTTGTCTGAGTACTGCGTGTACACTACCTGAAAACCTAAAGATGGTCTTCTGTCTCGTAAGTATTTTCAGGGTGATATTCTGAGTATGACAAGGCACTTCTGATTTCACAACTCATTAAGCAGTACAGAAGCAGTAGAGTGGGGGACACCCCGGGGGggcagttggttgagtgactgactcttgtttcagctcaggtcatgaatgatctcagggttatgagattcagccctgcattaggctttGCTTAAGACTcagtctccctcttcctctgcccctcctcctctcaaatcttaacaaaaaacaaaaacaaaacaaaacaaaacaaacaaaacaaaacaaaacaaaaaaaccccagcagTATTGCGAAACATAAAGATTCCTATGAAAATAATCTGTCTCCTACACTCCAATTTGGGTTGTAAGATTAATCTAAGTGCAGCAGAACTTCTCCAAGAGcaggcacagacacagaaaaagaagcaaaatatcaTTAGACTGCATATAGTGACTACCTCAAAAAGTCTTCAAGCACTCACGGAGCTCCTTAATGATTACTATTAATTCTCAAACCCTGTGAGAAGTGGAGACAAGCCAGTAAGAAACTAAGTACTTGCCTGCCTTTCCTCTGCAGGTTGACAGCAGAGCTCAGAAACATCTTTCCTGGATCAAAACACCATGAGACAGGCCTTCCGGTAAAGAGTGGCAGCCACGAGAATGTGAGGAATTCTATCTTAGTTTTTAGAAATTTACCTTCCATTGCCTAAGCCCTTCCATGTGTCAAGCCCTATGCCAGGCACATGATATGATTCTAATTCTACTAGGGGCTTCCGAGGGTGGTGATGGCATAATTTTACCAAGGAGAAAATCTAAGGCCTGTAGAGATTggtgacttgctcaaggccacagagctaCTGAGAGGAAAAAGCCCAGGAGTGAAGGCCACTGCTCTCTCCTGTCCACAGTATCACTCCATAATAGATTCTGGTATCTGGTGTATCGTGAAGTATTTGTATCACCTTGGATCTGCCTTTGAAGTAGAGGGATGAGAGGGATCCACACTACTAGAAAATCCAATGTCAAATTCTATGAGATAGGATATGAAGTTGACATAGTTTATAGTAAAGATTGGGGCTAATTGTGTCCATCTTATGAAGAGTTAAATGTGAAGTAGAGGTGGAGGGGACACAGAAAGTGCAGAAGAAGCCTGAGTTATGACTGCTCTTTCTTGCATTGACCTTCCTAAGCCTTATAAGCTTTAGGTTTTGATCATTTCCAAGCCTCCTTCAGGTGTAACCCTCCATCCTGCCACAGACCTTGAAATGGTGCAAAAGAGGCCATCATCATCACTTTGCAATACAGGCAGGTATCAAATGGTCATGTCACACaacttaaaactaatatattgtatgtcaattatactcaataaaagtgtgaggaaaaaaaaggcaacaatgTCTTAAGAACAAAAAAGGCCACCAAATCTAGGTGTTAATTCGAGTTCTTTGAAATATATTCCATCCTACATTATAGCTGTTACCCAGAGCTCCACCAGGGTTGATgacataaaaatctattttccattGGATTCTACTTCAGCTCTTCTCTCTAAACCATAACAGGTGCTTAAAACACAGTATTATTTTACCGGGAAGTTCCCAATCTTTAAgcttgtactttaaaaaaaaaaatctaaaagtattcaagaagagggacgcctgagtggctcagtggttgagcatctgccttcagctcagggcataatcctggtctgaggatcgagtcccacatcaggctctctacaaggagcctgcttctctctctgcctatgtctctgcctctctctgtgtctctcatgaataaataaataaaaccctgaCACAAAATTATGACCACAGCAGATAAACAAATGGCAAGCATCACAGGGTCTTGACCTGACAGGTGGCAAATGCCTCCTAAGCAttccccatttcttcttcccttctctgcagAGGACCTTGGAGTTCCAATTTTCCCACTGATTGCATCCCTACCTCATCATTTTTCCATTCTCTGGTTCTTCTATTCCCTTTCTAGGTTCTGTATGACGTAACCTTGTCATACTGGGCTGAAACCCTAACAGCATGAACCCCTTATTATATTGTatcattactgttttttttttccatttttttttcattactgtttCAAACCCAACTGTGTGTTGATTCTCCTCAGCATGATAGAGCAACTGCTATATAAAAAGATTACGGAATTGCTAAAATAACAGGACAGGAGAATTTTAGTACAGTCAGCAAAAAATTCATAGTAACAACTTTGGGACAAGAAGGAGAAAGCTGTAAGCAAATATGTATTTCCATGGCTGCTTATAAACTTATCTGCAGGAGGGGAGAAGCATAAGGAAGGAGCTGACACATGTGGAGGGCCTTCTGTGTGCTGGGCATCCCACCTGGTGCTCATTCCTACTTCATCTGAACCTCACCACAGCTAGGACAGGCACTTCTCAACACTCATGGCAACCACGAGGCTTACGTAACTTTTCCCAGGCCTCTGAGCTAGTCAGTGGAAGGGCTGGGACTGAGCCCACATGCCCAACTCTCTCCCAGGCCATATTTCTCTTCCCAGGTAAACACtggaatgggaaggaagggaaggaaagcatAGTTTTGGATTCTAATGTGCAGTCAGATAAAGTAGTTACAAATGAGTTttatctgggacgcctgggtggctcagtggttgagcatctgctttggctcagggcatgatcctggtccagggatcgagtcccacatcaggctcctcacagggagcctctgcctatgtctctgcctctctctgtgtgtctctatgaataaataaaaatcttttaaaaaaatgagttttagtCAACTCCTTTAACATGACCTATCATCTTAAAATCAAAATGTTGtaaggaatgaataaattctaAAGCAGTAGTGACAAACACTGGGATAAGCATCATTGCTTGTCCTAACAGTCTTATTATCACAAAAGGCAGCAAGCATTTTACAAAAATCCAAAGTGAATAGCATTAATAATACAGACGTGCACAAGAATGCATTAAGACTCACAACAGGAAGCTGGACATCCAGCTGGACATCAGTTGAATGCATTAATGCCATTTCATTACAAGAAGCTAGACAGACATTTCATATTTACCAATTTCATACAGACAGACGTGTTGGATTTCTCTCTGATCTACCGCAAGTTCCAAAGCCGTATGGAAAGAAGTCAAGGCACTGTTGATTTGacactaaagaaaaaatgaaaatagagttaCTGGCTAAAATCTGTCATTAACATTACCATCATCCTAATTCCAAAGCCTCTTCTTCCTTAACAGTTATTTAAACAGATTAAAAGCACAGAAGAGTATGATATCAAAATTTCTGGAACATTCCAATTCACCTCAGTTGTGAGATGAACCGCAGCACAGAGCACTTCTTTTGCTCTAGTAGGAAATTCCTCCAGTGAGGGCTTAGTTCCCATTCACCTCCTAGAGCACACTCTTCAGACTTGTGCCACAGGACTTTGCTCAACTGTAACCGTAATTGCAAATCCAGCCCCTTCTTACCAAATAGGTTCTACACGGACAGGGACTATAATTCACCCTCTGGTGTATACAACAGGCGTACCTCGGAGAGAACCACAGCTTCAGTTCCACACAACAAtaagtgaatattgcaataaagcaagtcagaggaattttctggttttccagTGCATACAAAAGTTATGCTTATACTATcctatagtctattaagtgtgcaatagcattgtGTCTAAAAAACagtgtacataccttaatttaaaaaaaaaactttattgttcAAGAATGCTAaccatctgagctttcagcaagttgtaATCACAGATCACCACtaatataacaataatgaaaaagtttgaaatactctAAGGATTACCAAAATGGGActcagagacatgaagtgagcaaatgctgttggaaaaaagCTGCCAACAGACTTTTAatacagggttgccacaaaccttcaatttgtaaaaaaaaatccaatgtctataaagtgcaataaagtgaagTACAATGAAATGAGGTGTCTGGACCTGCCCCAGGCCAGGAAGACCCTGGTCAGTCCTGAGTGACTGTGTGAAGCCTCTTTTAGGCTGTCCTCAGCATGCTCTCTGCTCTGtgacccactctctctctgtcctaCAGTCACCCGTAGGATTCCGTATCCAAAATGCTTTATCTGGTTGCTCCTGGTCATCACATCTCCTCTACTAACCCTCACGTCTGACTTTTGCATTCATCTGGCACTGTCCAGATCCCAACAGACTCTCCAATGACTGTTCTTACTTCTGactaaatacatttaatatttctttccacCAAAGACCCCTTTCAAAGTCTGCCAACTTCATGCCAGAGCACCTAAAAAGCATCAAATTCAATCCTAAATACAGCAATGATAGGtgttaataaatataaatcctAAATGCCCTAAAAATGAGATATACCCTGCTCTCCATGATTCATGTCCAGGGCTGTGCCCTGCCCCCACAGCTGGCACTcagctccctctgctccacccagcCCTCCCTGGGCTTCCCTATGTGCCCTCTCTGTTGCTCCCTGGCCATCCCCTTGCCAGTGCCCTTTCTGCCTCTTCTCACCCACATGGCCAGGCAGGGGTGAAAGCACCATAGAAGAAAGGCTaccacattccttggctccttCAGTGATGCATGGTCACTGTGTGAGGCCTCTTGGATGCCACACGCCACACTGATGAGTCAGGGAGAGCCTTAGGACAGCCTGTGATTCCAAAGCACCATAAGCCAAACAACTCATTAACCAAGGCCCTGGGTGGATCAATAACTCTGTTCATGCTCCATCGTAATGTTTCATTTTGCCAGAATGGTTCGGACTGTAGTGTTGAATCCCTTATCACCATCCACAAAGGCTAAGGACACACATCTCCACATCAGTGATTCCTGTTCTCAAGGAGGTTAACATCTAGGTAGAGGGAATGTGAGAACAGGCCCCAACCCTGTCAGACATTCACACTGGGCTATAAGTACACTGCCACCAAGGTCCCAAAGAggtgaaaacaatttttttaatgcaaaaatcaATCTTGTAtgctatgtatgtgtgtgcacacgtgcccACAAGCATGTTGCAGAGTAAGTTAGGTGGCACTGTCTTTCTAGATCAGCAGTTCTTTCCCTGAGGCATACATGCACTCATCTTAGCGTATTTGCATGAAACCATAGTGTTAGGGGTTCTTCTTTGCATGCATCTCTAAGGTCTAATTTCCTGACGCTCAATGATCACACACAGAATATTTCTGGATGAGCCATCGTCCGCAAGCTGTGTCCAGTGGCGGGTACACTGCATGACAATGCAATGCCACACTGCCCTGCAAATGACCAAAAACTACTTGTGAATGTTAATTAGTGGGCACCTACTAAGTGCCTGAGGTAGTATTGGCTTGAGCTACAAAGACAAAtcagaacagaattttaaaatgaagtttaggaaagaaaaaaaaaaaaaagcaagcaattcAATCAACATTGTTTCTCTTAGCCCTTTCAAAAAGAATCTGAGGCTGGCATGTAttagtttcattttcaaatggAGAAACCAAAATTCAAAGAAGTGAAGTGGTTTGGTCAAGGTCAACAAGCTAGCAATAGGGTAGTATTCACTCTG carries:
- the TTC39C gene encoding tetratricopeptide repeat protein 39C isoform X2, which codes for MGTKPSLEEFPTRAKEVLCAAVHLTTECQINSALTSFHTALELAVDQREIQHVCLYEIGWCSMIELNFKDAFDSFERLKNESRWSQCYYAYLTAVCQGATGDVDGAQIVFKEVQKLFKRKNNQIEQFSVKKAERFRKQAPTRALCVLASIEVLYLWKALPNCSFPNLQRMSQACHEVDDSSVVGLKYLLLGAIHKCLGNSEDAVQFFQRAVKDELCRQNNLYVQPYACYELGCLLLDKPETVGRGRTLLLQAKEDFSGYDFENRLHVRIHAALASLRELVPQ